The following are from one region of the Rosistilla carotiformis genome:
- a CDS encoding class I SAM-dependent methyltransferase, with protein MISNCRACGSSHLEPVLSLGKTPLANRLLTADQLTEPEPTYPLELVFCADCTLVQITETVPPEELFSEYAYFSSYSDTMLEHAQNLVEHLVPTLQLTEDSLAVEIASNDGYLLQYYQQLGIPVLGIEPAQNIAAVAQERGIQTVADFFSLELATQLAEQGQSADVIHGHNVMAHVPELNGFVAGVHRILKPTGHAVFEVPYVKDLVDHVEFDTIYHEHLCYFSLTTLDRLFRSHGLTIVEASRVPIHGGSLRIVACRSEHCDQPGESVRTLLAEESAWGVDKLSFYLGLRNTVEGLRQDLLELLQDLKSEGMRIAAYGASAKGSTLLNYFGLGKEVLEYVVDRSPVKQGRYTPGTHLKIYEPEMLVADQPDYVLLLTWNFCDEILQQQVDYQDRGGKFIVPIPQVRIA; from the coding sequence ATGATTTCGAATTGTCGCGCCTGTGGCTCGAGCCACTTGGAGCCCGTGCTTTCGCTCGGGAAGACGCCGTTGGCCAACCGGCTTTTGACCGCGGACCAGTTGACCGAGCCTGAGCCGACGTACCCGCTCGAGCTGGTTTTCTGCGCCGATTGCACGCTAGTGCAAATCACTGAAACAGTTCCTCCGGAAGAGCTATTCAGCGAATACGCCTACTTCTCGTCGTACTCCGACACCATGCTCGAACACGCCCAAAATTTGGTCGAGCACTTGGTCCCAACGCTGCAGTTGACGGAAGATAGTTTGGCGGTGGAAATCGCCAGCAACGACGGCTACCTGCTGCAATACTACCAGCAACTCGGAATCCCTGTGTTAGGCATCGAGCCGGCACAGAACATCGCGGCTGTCGCCCAGGAACGTGGGATCCAGACGGTTGCCGATTTCTTCAGCCTGGAACTTGCGACGCAACTGGCCGAACAGGGACAGAGTGCGGATGTCATTCATGGGCACAACGTCATGGCCCACGTCCCCGAATTGAACGGGTTCGTCGCCGGCGTTCACCGCATCCTGAAGCCAACCGGGCACGCAGTATTTGAAGTGCCCTACGTAAAAGACCTCGTCGATCACGTGGAATTCGACACGATCTACCACGAACACTTGTGCTATTTCTCGTTGACCACGCTCGATCGCTTGTTCCGCAGCCACGGATTGACGATCGTCGAAGCTTCCCGAGTTCCGATCCACGGCGGTTCGCTGCGGATCGTCGCTTGCCGCAGCGAACACTGCGACCAGCCGGGCGAATCGGTTCGAACGCTACTGGCCGAAGAGAGTGCCTGGGGCGTCGACAAACTGTCGTTCTATCTCGGCTTGCGGAACACTGTCGAAGGCCTCCGCCAGGACCTGCTGGAATTGCTGCAAGACCTTAAATCCGAAGGCATGCGGATCGCTGCATACGGCGCCTCGGCCAAAGGCAGCACTCTGCTGAATTACTTTGGACTTGGCAAAGAAGTGTTGGAATACGTGGTCGATCGCAGCCCGGTGAAACAGGGACGCTACACGCCTGGCACCCACCTGAAAATTTATGAACCCGAGATGCTGGTCGCCGACCAACCCGACTATGTATTGTTGTTGACCTGGAACTTCTGCGACGAGATCCTGCAACAGCAGGTCGATTACCAGGACCGTGGCGGGAAGTTTATCGTGCCGATTCCCCAGGTTCGCATTGCGTAA
- a CDS encoding NAD-dependent epimerase/dehydratase family protein: MLVTGARGFLGSHCLPLLVAGGYEVHAVSQKPMPASDGIQWHYGDLLQAGSADRLCSEIRPTHLLHLAWETAPSQYWTSPQNLNWLSASIDLMQRFQDSGGQRLVSAGTCAEYDWQYGLCRESITPLTPRSLYGKSKLALSQLLETWSEQIGLSAATARIFFMYGPGSPAARFPGPVISALLAGQIPECSHGRQVRDYLYVSDAASALVAVLDSKVCGPINIGSGKPITLRELVSEISSQFGGENRVRWGAVPTATDDPPWVVADTTRLNREVAWQPQTSLRSGIQSTIKHARRVQSHST, encoded by the coding sequence GTGCTAGTTACCGGAGCTCGTGGTTTTCTGGGCTCCCATTGCCTACCGTTGCTAGTCGCAGGTGGATATGAAGTCCACGCGGTCTCCCAGAAACCGATGCCTGCGTCGGATGGGATCCAGTGGCATTACGGCGATCTGTTGCAAGCTGGCTCCGCCGATCGCTTGTGTTCAGAAATTCGCCCGACGCATCTCCTGCATCTTGCCTGGGAAACCGCGCCGTCGCAATACTGGACCTCTCCGCAGAACCTGAATTGGCTGTCGGCAAGTATCGATCTTATGCAACGGTTTCAAGATAGCGGCGGCCAGCGTTTGGTCAGCGCGGGAACCTGCGCGGAGTACGACTGGCAGTACGGATTGTGTCGCGAAAGCATCACCCCGCTAACGCCGCGATCTTTGTACGGTAAGTCCAAGCTTGCGTTGTCACAGTTGCTCGAAACGTGGTCCGAACAGATTGGTTTAAGCGCCGCGACAGCACGAATCTTCTTCATGTATGGACCCGGCAGCCCAGCAGCCCGGTTCCCTGGCCCGGTGATCTCCGCCCTGCTCGCGGGGCAGATTCCCGAATGTTCTCACGGTCGCCAAGTGCGTGACTATCTGTACGTTTCCGATGCTGCCAGCGCGCTGGTAGCTGTATTGGACAGCAAGGTTTGCGGGCCAATCAACATCGGATCGGGCAAGCCGATAACCCTGCGCGAATTGGTCAGCGAGATCAGCTCCCAATTCGGAGGCGAGAATCGTGTACGCTGGGGCGCTGTACCGACCGCAACAGACGATCCGCCTTGGGTCGTTGCCGACACGACGCGGCTGAACCGCGAAGTCGCTTGGCAACCACAAACCAGTTTACGGTCGGGGATCCAAAGCACCATCAAACACGCTCGACGCGTTCAGTCTCATTCAACGTAA
- a CDS encoding cephalosporin hydroxylase family protein, whose protein sequence is MQISIDTEQAQISIQENGDTRQLPLYSKAGYELLSDLWTKVGWNEKQIYTYTWFGRPIIQLSQDMIRTQEAIYQVRPDVIVETGVAHGGSLVYYASLMKAMGRGRVIGVDVEIRKHNREAIESHELASMITLVEGDSISDEIVNQVKSLIQPGETVMVLLDSCHTKDHVLGELNAYHDLVSPGSYIVATDGIMKDVYDTPRGEASWEHDHPTASAAEFAATHPEFELVAPPWTFNESELTEDVTHWPGAWLRRR, encoded by the coding sequence ATGCAAATCTCAATAGACACAGAACAAGCTCAAATTTCGATCCAGGAAAATGGCGATACTCGGCAATTGCCGCTGTACTCGAAAGCGGGTTACGAGTTGCTGTCGGACCTCTGGACCAAAGTGGGTTGGAACGAAAAACAGATCTACACCTACACTTGGTTTGGCCGCCCGATCATCCAGTTGTCCCAAGATATGATTCGCACGCAAGAGGCGATCTACCAAGTGCGACCGGATGTGATCGTCGAGACTGGCGTGGCTCATGGTGGATCGTTGGTCTATTACGCCAGTTTGATGAAAGCGATGGGGCGCGGTCGTGTGATCGGTGTCGACGTCGAAATCCGCAAACACAATCGCGAGGCGATCGAATCGCATGAACTCGCTTCGATGATTACGCTGGTCGAAGGCGATTCGATCAGCGATGAGATCGTCAACCAAGTCAAATCGCTAATTCAGCCGGGTGAAACCGTGATGGTACTACTCGATTCCTGCCACACGAAAGATCATGTATTAGGTGAATTGAATGCGTATCATGATCTGGTTTCCCCAGGATCTTATATCGTCGCTACCGATGGGATCATGAAAGATGTCTACGATACACCGCGTGGTGAAGCGAGCTGGGAACACGATCATCCAACCGCTTCGGCCGCGGAATTTGCCGCGACACATCCTGAATTTGAACTCGTCGCTCCACCGTGGACCTTTAACGAAAGCGAACTGACCGAAGATGTCACGCACTGGCCCGGTGCTTGGCTGCGACGACGCTAA
- a CDS encoding glycosyltransferase family 2 protein translates to MTNAEITTIIPTFRRPDLLKRAVSSVQSQSYQKIKICIYDNASGDETESIATQLMNQDHRISYVKRDTNIGAINNMVEASMCVSTPLYSILNDDDILLPGFYQSAAHALNRYPSANIACARTVIVDVETMQWTLLNQPWKPGFYEPSVQNAEKMTQSHFVQTSILMRREARDIIGPFEPSGDDRIQGIIAAVAFPFVVVDVIGAAYTLHKSTISSTGGLRGGDQDDVFRHLVSITQRIMALNIPDTSKGYLLQTVANFYGDSFRQRKVDALLGRRPDGIGEEESMIPNVNWKPARLLWLLSKRGTLPKWMTKSILKASLDASERRRIKRRTKRWNALPDAVRTCLTEGDNFHSALQNMLENERP, encoded by the coding sequence ATGACCAACGCAGAAATTACAACGATCATTCCAACCTTCAGACGCCCCGATCTTCTCAAGCGGGCCGTTTCAAGCGTTCAATCCCAAAGCTATCAAAAAATAAAGATCTGCATCTACGACAATGCGTCTGGCGATGAAACCGAATCGATAGCGACGCAATTGATGAATCAAGATCACCGTATTTCGTACGTCAAACGCGACACGAATATCGGCGCGATCAATAATATGGTTGAGGCAAGTATGTGCGTCAGCACACCCCTGTATTCGATTCTCAATGATGACGACATTTTGCTGCCTGGCTTTTACCAGTCCGCTGCCCATGCGCTAAATCGATATCCGTCCGCCAACATTGCTTGCGCACGAACCGTCATCGTCGATGTTGAAACGATGCAGTGGACATTACTGAATCAACCGTGGAAGCCAGGGTTCTATGAACCATCGGTTCAGAATGCAGAAAAGATGACTCAGTCGCATTTTGTGCAAACTTCCATTCTGATGCGACGCGAAGCCAGGGATATCATCGGTCCCTTTGAGCCTTCTGGCGACGACCGAATCCAGGGAATCATTGCAGCCGTCGCGTTTCCGTTTGTTGTCGTCGACGTTATTGGCGCTGCATACACGCTCCACAAATCGACGATTTCCTCAACGGGAGGGCTGCGAGGGGGCGACCAAGATGACGTCTTTCGCCACCTGGTTTCGATAACTCAACGAATTATGGCTCTCAACATCCCCGATACTTCAAAAGGTTACCTTCTTCAGACGGTTGCCAACTTCTATGGGGATTCATTCCGACAGCGTAAGGTCGATGCGCTGCTGGGGCGGAGGCCGGATGGAATTGGGGAAGAAGAGTCAATGATCCCGAATGTTAATTGGAAACCGGCTCGATTATTGTGGCTTCTCTCGAAGCGAGGCACTTTGCCCAAATGGATGACGAAATCAATACTCAAGGCGTCGCTTGACGCTTCGGAACGTCGTCGGATTAAGCGTAGAACCAAGCGATGGAACGCTCTGCCGGACGCGGTCCGAACCTGTTTGACCGAAGGGGATAATTTTCATTCAGCCCTGCAAAACATGCTGGAGAATGAGCGTCCATAA
- a CDS encoding glycosyltransferase — translation MKVSGFTIARNAIHYDYPVIESITSILPIVDEMIVAVGKSCDKTRELIQSIDSPKIRIIDTVWDETSRQNGTVLADQTNLALRECSGDWCFYIQADEVIHEADLDRIQASMRRHVNNKRVEGLSFRYHHFRADYNIRDPLPYRRQVRIVRANAGVQSVGDACGFNVQDRKLVAAPTGAWVYHYGYVKPPKTMAAKSDYFLSLYDGRQVTPGEQTEEESYAWDLKTCEPFRGSHPRIMEERIAAKDWETPDVRLGSRWCNPTFWAGLLHKNSRTLRRWVA, via the coding sequence ATGAAAGTATCGGGATTCACCATCGCTCGCAACGCAATCCATTACGACTACCCCGTTATCGAGAGCATTACATCGATACTTCCGATCGTTGATGAAATGATCGTTGCGGTAGGGAAAAGCTGCGATAAAACGCGGGAGCTAATCCAATCGATCGATTCCCCAAAGATACGGATCATCGATACGGTTTGGGATGAAACGAGCCGACAAAACGGAACCGTGCTCGCCGACCAAACCAACCTCGCACTGCGCGAGTGTTCTGGCGATTGGTGTTTCTACATCCAAGCCGACGAAGTGATCCACGAAGCCGATTTAGACCGGATCCAGGCAAGCATGCGGCGGCATGTTAACAACAAGCGAGTGGAAGGACTGTCGTTCCGTTACCATCATTTTCGCGCCGACTACAACATTCGCGATCCGCTCCCTTATCGGCGGCAGGTCAGGATCGTACGCGCGAACGCGGGTGTGCAATCGGTTGGCGATGCATGTGGATTCAACGTTCAGGATCGTAAACTGGTCGCCGCCCCCACAGGTGCTTGGGTATATCACTATGGATATGTTAAGCCGCCAAAGACGATGGCGGCTAAGTCTGACTACTTCTTAAGCCTCTACGATGGCAGACAAGTGACGCCCGGGGAGCAAACAGAAGAGGAGTCCTATGCCTGGGACCTGAAGACTTGCGAGCCATTTCGGGGATCACACCCACGGATCATGGAAGAGAGAATCGCCGCGAAAGACTGGGAGACTCCAGACGTCCGACTGGGATCGCGATGGTGCAATCCAACATTCTGGGCTGGCCTGCTACACAAGAACTCTCGGACGCTGCGGCGATGGGTCGCTTAA
- a CDS encoding glycosyltransferase translates to MSVYNAERYLPEAIESILHQSFRAFRLICVDDGSTDGSAEILGRFATVDSRVEIIRQANQGVVGAANAGVAVCTAPLIARMDSDDIAMPERFAKQVEFLDSHPDVVAVGAGILEIDSSGGALAVVQYPTSHEQIDSANLVLKSAIANPVSMLRRTAIESVGGYRPEFAWVEDLDLWLRLAEVGKLANLPEILLCYRQHAASGTWNGGGTRDECLVRLLEETYARRGLAHPEQLIRKCRRPRSPAGPLKWAKKASRQGQWEIACKHLRSQWGTNPLSARTWSATIEVAARSAVACAFGKRAQFPPIPRYRDAA, encoded by the coding sequence ATGTCGGTCTATAATGCGGAACGATATTTGCCCGAAGCGATTGAAAGCATTTTGCACCAGTCGTTTCGCGCATTCCGGTTGATCTGCGTCGATGATGGTAGCACCGATGGTTCCGCGGAGATTTTGGGCCGGTTCGCAACGGTGGATTCGCGCGTTGAAATTATTCGACAGGCGAATCAGGGCGTTGTCGGTGCTGCAAACGCCGGTGTCGCTGTGTGTACCGCACCTCTGATCGCAAGAATGGATTCAGACGATATTGCGATGCCCGAACGGTTCGCGAAACAGGTTGAATTTCTAGACTCGCACCCCGACGTGGTTGCTGTTGGCGCGGGGATTCTTGAAATCGATTCGAGCGGCGGGGCACTGGCCGTCGTTCAATACCCGACCTCCCACGAACAAATCGACAGCGCCAATCTCGTCTTGAAATCGGCGATTGCAAATCCCGTGTCCATGCTTCGCCGCACGGCGATCGAATCGGTGGGAGGCTATCGCCCCGAGTTTGCTTGGGTCGAGGATCTCGACCTCTGGTTGCGTTTGGCTGAAGTTGGCAAGTTGGCGAATTTGCCCGAGATTTTGCTCTGCTATCGCCAGCATGCTGCCAGTGGAACATGGAATGGAGGGGGGACGCGAGACGAATGCTTAGTGAGATTGCTCGAAGAGACCTATGCGAGGCGCGGACTTGCCCATCCGGAACAATTGATCCGCAAATGTCGGAGGCCAAGATCGCCAGCGGGCCCGCTAAAATGGGCCAAAAAAGCTTCGCGGCAAGGGCAATGGGAGATCGCTTGCAAGCATCTTCGATCTCAATGGGGGACCAACCCGTTGAGTGCCCGTACCTGGAGCGCGACGATTGAGGTGGCGGCGCGGTCCGCGGTTGCGTGTGCATTTGGAAAACGGGCCCAATTCCCTCCGATTCCGAGGTATCGTGACGCAGCCTAA
- the rfbG gene encoding CDP-glucose 4,6-dehydratase: MFDNTFSGRRVLVTGDTGFKGSWLCQWLLQLGAEVFGCGLTPTTTPSLFELLELEGQYDHRTIDIRDQEKVAAFVAESRPDIVLHLAAQPLVRLSYQQPKETFDTNVMGTLHVLEAVRQQPDIQACVVISSDKCYENREWVWGYREQDPLGGKDPYSASKAATEIVTASYRDSFFRDAGATCVASARAGNVIGGGDWAQDRIVPDFVSSILAEQPLVLRKPNAIRPWQHVLEPLSGYLALASRLCGADGTQFASGWNFGPSPAAHVTVGQLAKRLVATWGAGEVRIDPAAAEALPESGILKLDCSKAISQLAWQPNWDFATTIQATVEWYRSWSEGADMRDLTRQQIKNFEHAASTAGAEWADQSRQPHHSQRLAG, encoded by the coding sequence ATGTTCGACAATACGTTCTCGGGACGCAGGGTACTAGTCACCGGAGATACCGGTTTTAAAGGCTCTTGGCTGTGCCAGTGGTTATTGCAACTGGGGGCTGAAGTGTTTGGTTGCGGTTTGACGCCGACAACAACCCCCAGCCTGTTTGAGTTGCTGGAACTGGAAGGCCAATACGACCACCGCACAATCGACATCCGCGACCAAGAAAAGGTCGCAGCATTTGTTGCTGAATCACGGCCCGATATCGTGCTGCACTTGGCGGCGCAGCCGCTGGTTCGATTGTCCTACCAACAGCCCAAAGAGACGTTCGACACCAACGTGATGGGAACCCTGCACGTGCTCGAAGCAGTACGGCAGCAACCAGACATCCAAGCCTGCGTCGTGATCTCATCGGACAAATGTTACGAGAACCGCGAATGGGTTTGGGGATATCGAGAGCAGGATCCGTTGGGTGGCAAAGACCCGTACAGCGCAAGCAAGGCGGCCACTGAGATTGTGACGGCCTCGTATCGCGATTCCTTTTTTCGCGACGCAGGCGCAACCTGTGTGGCAAGCGCCCGAGCGGGCAACGTGATCGGCGGCGGCGACTGGGCTCAAGACCGTATCGTCCCCGACTTTGTCTCTAGCATCCTGGCCGAGCAGCCTTTGGTGCTTCGAAAACCCAACGCAATCCGCCCGTGGCAACACGTCCTCGAACCGCTTTCGGGATACCTTGCCTTGGCATCGCGTCTGTGCGGCGCAGACGGAACGCAGTTCGCTAGCGGGTGGAATTTCGGGCCATCTCCCGCAGCGCATGTGACGGTTGGCCAACTTGCTAAGCGACTCGTGGCGACCTGGGGCGCCGGCGAGGTCCGTATCGATCCGGCAGCTGCTGAAGCGCTGCCCGAAAGCGGCATCCTCAAACTCGATTGCTCCAAGGCGATTTCGCAATTGGCCTGGCAGCCGAATTGGGACTTCGCAACGACAATCCAAGCCACCGTCGAGTGGTATCGCAGTTGGAGCGAAGGGGCAGACATGCGGGACCTCACGCGACAACAGATCAAAAACTTTGAACATGCGGCGTCGACAGCTGGAGCAGAGTGGGCTGACCAGTCCCGCCAGCCTCATCACTCCCAAAGGCTTGCGGGCTAA
- the rfbF gene encoding glucose-1-phosphate cytidylyltransferase codes for MKAVILAGGFGTRLSEETQLKPKPMVEIGGRPILWHLLKLYSHHGINDFVICAGYKAYLIKEYFANYPLHMSDMTWDYRTNTVEVHQNHVEPWRVTVIDTGLETMTGGRLKRIRQHVGNETFLMTYGDGLADIDIQASIRFHRAHGKLATVTATQPSGRFGRLAIGNDTRVSAFQEKPTGDGGWINGGFFVLEPETLDFIEGDSTIWEREPLEQLAMRGELSAYKHSGFWMPMDTLRDKQSLEQKWEELDCPWRVWNKMHCSEDQVIRTLPDRVHSQITKQAA; via the coding sequence ATGAAAGCAGTAATTCTCGCTGGTGGTTTTGGTACTCGACTGAGCGAAGAAACGCAATTAAAACCCAAGCCGATGGTAGAAATTGGGGGGCGACCCATCCTGTGGCACCTTCTAAAGTTGTATAGCCATCACGGCATCAATGACTTTGTGATTTGCGCTGGGTATAAGGCCTACCTTATCAAAGAGTATTTCGCAAACTATCCGCTGCACATGTCGGATATGACCTGGGACTATCGAACCAATACGGTGGAAGTTCACCAGAATCACGTCGAGCCTTGGCGAGTGACCGTGATTGATACAGGGCTGGAAACGATGACCGGAGGTCGCTTGAAACGGATCCGCCAGCATGTTGGCAATGAAACGTTCCTGATGACCTACGGAGATGGCTTGGCGGATATCGATATCCAGGCAAGCATCCGTTTTCACCGCGCCCATGGCAAACTGGCGACAGTCACTGCGACCCAGCCAAGTGGCAGGTTTGGACGCCTGGCGATCGGTAACGACACCCGGGTCTCCGCATTCCAAGAGAAGCCGACTGGAGACGGTGGCTGGATCAACGGTGGTTTCTTTGTGTTGGAGCCCGAGACACTCGATTTCATCGAAGGGGATTCCACGATCTGGGAACGCGAACCGCTTGAACAATTGGCGATGCGAGGAGAATTGTCGGCATACAAACACTCTGGTTTCTGGATGCCAATGGACACGCTCCGCGACAAGCAGTCACTGGAGCAGAAGTGGGAAGAGCTCGATTGCCCGTGGCGCGTCTGGAACAAGATGCATTGCAGCGAAGATCAGGTCATCCGGACGCTGCCCGATCGAGTGCACTCACAAATAACAAAACAAGCTGCGTGA
- a CDS encoding glycosyltransferase family 61 protein: MDIAQQNRKLVHYGKYVFALSTLLPFRRGKKKPTGRLSTAELLDCYPQRVKMLWREEAGSLPTKSPHDAVESDRTGDFDDGLVMEIEGGWCHGRQCDWIGIDNVVLSELHRCDGPLAPKAVPGGWLNPRRIRRAVTTPRRLPQPVHVAGDVVVLNTSGSHNYFHWLCEVLPRLELVREAGVLQADAYVVDNYKPFHRQTLELLGIPAAKVIEPHEGLLIQADRLIVPSLATAVSRRRLGARLQSRLGTTTGAPQPPSQRRLYVSRRLARNRSLGNDAEVAALLASHGFESHCLEQYTLAEQVRLFRDAAVVVGLHGAGLTNILLSPNPIDLIEIRPSNCDRDYFELLANEVGASYQQVSASRNRWRGPWHCPLEPLDNAVRDAIAASESELQAPHTARESCNT; this comes from the coding sequence ATGGATATTGCCCAACAAAATCGCAAACTAGTGCACTACGGAAAGTATGTGTTTGCGTTGTCGACGCTCCTGCCGTTTCGCCGCGGGAAGAAGAAGCCAACTGGAAGGCTGTCGACAGCCGAACTGCTGGACTGCTATCCGCAACGCGTCAAAATGCTTTGGCGCGAGGAAGCCGGCAGTTTGCCAACGAAGTCGCCCCACGATGCTGTCGAATCGGATCGAACCGGCGATTTCGACGACGGGCTTGTTATGGAAATCGAAGGGGGATGGTGCCACGGTCGGCAGTGCGACTGGATCGGAATCGACAACGTCGTGCTATCGGAACTGCATCGTTGCGATGGCCCGCTTGCTCCCAAAGCCGTGCCCGGCGGTTGGCTCAATCCACGTCGCATCCGCCGCGCGGTGACAACTCCCCGCCGCCTGCCCCAACCAGTCCATGTCGCCGGTGATGTCGTCGTCCTCAACACGTCCGGATCGCACAACTATTTTCACTGGTTATGCGAGGTGCTGCCCCGCCTGGAATTGGTCCGCGAGGCGGGCGTGCTGCAAGCCGACGCCTACGTGGTCGACAACTACAAACCATTTCATCGCCAGACGCTCGAACTGTTGGGTATTCCCGCAGCCAAGGTGATCGAACCACATGAAGGCTTGCTGATCCAAGCCGATCGTTTGATCGTTCCCTCCCTGGCGACAGCGGTATCGCGACGGCGACTTGGGGCTCGCTTGCAATCCCGTTTGGGAACTACGACAGGGGCTCCGCAACCGCCATCGCAGCGGCGGCTGTATGTCAGTCGCCGACTGGCCCGAAACCGATCGTTGGGGAACGACGCGGAAGTCGCGGCGCTGCTGGCCAGCCATGGTTTCGAATCGCACTGCTTGGAGCAATATACGCTGGCAGAACAGGTTCGCCTGTTTCGCGACGCGGCGGTCGTTGTCGGTCTCCACGGCGCCGGACTGACTAACATTCTGCTCTCGCCCAACCCCATCGATTTGATCGAGATCAGACCCTCCAATTGCGACCGCGACTATTTTGAACTGCTAGCAAATGAAGTCGGGGCATCGTATCAGCAGGTTTCCGCTAGCAGAAACCGTTGGCGAGGGCCGTGGCACTGCCCGCTGGAACCTCTCGACAATGCAGTCCGCGACGCGATCGCAGCGAGCGAAAGCGAGTTGCAAGCACCCCACACCGCCCGTGAGAGTTGCAATACCTGA
- the rfbC gene encoding dTDP-4-dehydrorhamnose 3,5-epimerase: protein MIFQTTPLEGVFVIEVEPAEDERGFFARIYCQQEFAQRGLISQFSQSSLSFNKRRGTVRGMHFQEAPSAETKTVRVIRGAIFDVAIDVRPQSPTRGEWTSVELTQDNRKSLYIPEGFAHGFQTLSDDTEVLYQISSDYDATLARGFRWNDPAFGISWPLEANVISPRDLSYADYER from the coding sequence ATGATTTTCCAAACGACTCCGCTCGAAGGTGTCTTCGTGATTGAAGTCGAGCCAGCCGAGGACGAACGTGGATTCTTCGCGCGGATTTACTGCCAACAAGAGTTTGCCCAGCGGGGGCTGATCTCCCAATTCAGTCAGTCCAGCCTGTCGTTTAACAAGCGTCGTGGTACGGTTCGCGGGATGCACTTTCAAGAAGCCCCCAGCGCCGAAACAAAGACAGTTCGTGTTATCCGCGGCGCGATCTTCGATGTTGCAATCGATGTTCGACCGCAATCGCCCACACGAGGAGAGTGGACGAGCGTGGAACTAACGCAGGACAACCGAAAGTCACTGTATATCCCCGAAGGATTCGCACACGGCTTCCAGACGCTATCGGATGATACCGAAGTGCTTTATCAAATATCTTCCGACTACGATGCGACCCTAGCACGAGGTTTTCGCTGGAACGATCCTGCGTTTGGAATCAGTTGGCCGCTTGAAGCCAACGTGATCTCACCGCGCGACCTTAGCTATGCGGATTACGAACGTTGA
- a CDS encoding type III polyketide synthase, translating to MTCSIIGLGTAQAPEVVSQDEALALSSEVICETEKQKRLLRTLFKKSGVSSRRTVIPYELGYQWHKSDGEANLEGGGGDGPTTAQRMALYKQHATPLALGSATAAIHDAAVLPGDITHLVTVSCTGFAAPGVDIDLIRLLGLPRTVQRVHVGYMGCHGAINGMRTVQGLTAADPNACVLMCCVELCSLHFRMRWDLDGIVGNALFADGAGSLVVAGENWEAKHPHSDSICKIEATGACLIEDTTEEMSWHIGDNGFQMRLTSGVPDCIQTYLRAWITTWLGSHGLKLDDIQRWIVHPGGPRILDAVQEALQLQPNQTQISRAVLNDLGNMSSATVLFVMERNQAQTQRFEGPAVVLAFGPGVMAEAALLRY from the coding sequence ATGACATGTTCGATCATAGGCCTGGGGACGGCGCAAGCTCCCGAAGTTGTTAGCCAAGACGAGGCGCTGGCGCTAAGCTCCGAAGTGATCTGCGAGACTGAGAAGCAGAAACGTCTGCTGAGAACGCTGTTCAAAAAGTCGGGCGTTTCGTCGCGCCGAACCGTGATCCCGTATGAACTTGGGTATCAGTGGCACAAGTCCGACGGCGAGGCGAATCTGGAAGGGGGCGGAGGCGACGGACCGACGACCGCTCAGCGAATGGCATTGTACAAGCAGCACGCGACGCCGCTTGCACTGGGATCCGCGACGGCTGCGATTCACGACGCCGCGGTGCTGCCCGGAGACATCACGCATCTGGTCACGGTTTCGTGCACGGGGTTCGCCGCACCGGGCGTCGACATCGATTTGATTCGGTTGCTTGGCCTGCCTCGCACCGTCCAACGCGTGCACGTTGGATACATGGGGTGTCATGGTGCAATCAATGGGATGCGGACGGTTCAGGGACTGACCGCGGCGGATCCTAATGCGTGTGTGCTGATGTGCTGTGTGGAACTGTGTAGCTTGCATTTCCGGATGCGTTGGGATCTCGACGGAATCGTCGGCAATGCGTTGTTCGCTGATGGGGCGGGTAGTCTCGTTGTCGCGGGCGAAAATTGGGAGGCCAAGCATCCTCACTCCGATTCGATTTGCAAGATCGAAGCGACAGGGGCCTGCTTGATTGAAGACACCACCGAAGAAATGTCTTGGCATATCGGTGACAATGGTTTTCAGATGCGGTTGACCAGCGGAGTGCCCGATTGCATTCAAACCTACCTCCGCGCGTGGATCACAACTTGGTTGGGAAGTCATGGATTGAAACTCGACGACATTCAACGCTGGATCGTTCATCCGGGCGGGCCGCGAATTTTGGATGCGGTTCAGGAAGCGCTTCAGCTCCAACCGAATCAGACTCAGATTTCTCGCGCCGTCTTGAACGATCTGGGCAATATGTCGTCGGCGACGGTGCTGTTTGTGATGGAACGCAATCAGGCGCAAACGCAGCGATTCGAAGGCCCCGCCGTTGTCCTCGCCTTCGGTCCTGGCGTGATGGCCGAAGCGGCACTACTGCGCTATTAG